One segment of Olsenella uli DSM 7084 DNA contains the following:
- a CDS encoding deoxyguanosinetriphosphate triphosphohydrolase family protein yields the protein MTSIVNRMAPTLTGSVSRACSERIRELRESGGLVHYACRDVSALRRDASERDRDTILRPAFVRDGEKILHMPAYNRLNGKTQVFSFRPDDDITRRGLHEQLVGRVARDIGRALGLNLDLIEAIALGHDVGHTPFGHAGERFLNEVFHERTGRWFFHNVQSVRVLDVIYGRNLSLQTLDGVICHNGEFEQQVFETSGLNGFDTFDRVVKGCWESGEEAIGRLRPMTLEGCVVRVSDIIAYVGKDRQDAIRAGLVDESAFDDGLGGAYNAWALSAFVADVVENSVGRTNVAMSEEGFAELRRAKRENYEKIYRSSEVNSDFAGPVQELFSVVYEHELDALREGSEDSAIFRHHIQPLVRHLSYYGRSYDWESDPDQCVCDFISSMTDDYFVATCERLLPQARGLFPARSYFEGTDACGRAGAVRV from the coding sequence ATGACTTCGATTGTCAACAGGATGGCGCCCACCCTCACGGGGAGCGTGTCTCGCGCCTGCAGCGAGCGCATCCGCGAGCTGCGTGAGTCGGGCGGGCTCGTGCACTACGCCTGCCGAGACGTCTCCGCCCTGCGCCGCGACGCCTCGGAGCGCGATCGCGACACCATCCTGCGCCCCGCCTTCGTGCGCGACGGCGAGAAGATCTTGCACATGCCGGCCTACAACCGCCTCAATGGCAAGACCCAGGTGTTCTCGTTTCGCCCCGACGACGACATCACCCGACGGGGCCTGCACGAGCAGCTGGTGGGTCGCGTGGCACGCGACATCGGTCGTGCGCTGGGACTCAACCTCGACCTGATCGAGGCCATCGCCCTGGGGCATGACGTGGGCCACACGCCCTTCGGCCATGCGGGCGAGCGCTTCCTCAACGAGGTCTTCCACGAGCGCACGGGCCGTTGGTTCTTCCACAACGTCCAGAGCGTCCGGGTCCTGGACGTCATCTACGGCAGGAACCTCAGCCTCCAGACGCTCGACGGCGTCATCTGCCACAACGGCGAGTTCGAGCAGCAGGTGTTCGAGACGAGCGGCCTCAACGGCTTCGACACCTTCGACCGCGTGGTCAAGGGCTGCTGGGAGTCGGGCGAGGAGGCCATAGGGCGCCTGCGGCCCATGACGCTCGAGGGTTGTGTCGTGAGGGTCTCGGACATCATCGCCTATGTGGGGAAGGATCGCCAGGACGCCATCCGCGCCGGTCTGGTGGATGAGTCAGCCTTCGATGACGGCCTCGGCGGCGCGTACAACGCCTGGGCGCTCTCTGCCTTCGTCGCGGACGTGGTGGAGAACAGCGTCGGCAGGACGAACGTCGCCATGAGCGAGGAGGGCTTTGCCGAGCTCAGGCGCGCCAAGCGGGAGAACTACGAGAAGATATACCGCTCGTCCGAGGTCAACAGCGACTTCGCCGGACCTGTGCAGGAGCTCTTCTCGGTCGTCTACGAACACGAGCTGGACGCCCTGCGGGAAGGGAGCGAGGACAGCGCCATCTTCCGTCACCACATACAGCCCCTCGTGCGCCACCTCTCGTACTATGGGCGCAGCTACGACTGGGAGAGCGATCCCGACCAGTGCGTGTGCGACTTCATCAGCTCCATGACAGACGATTACTTCGTCGCCACCTGCGAGCGGCTCCTTCCCCAGGCGCGCGGCCTCTTCCCGGCGCGCAGCTACTTCGAGGGGACGGACGCCTGCGGGCGTGCGGGAGCGGTGCGCGTGTGA